The Plantibacter sp. Leaf314 genome includes a window with the following:
- a CDS encoding polysaccharide pyruvyl transferase family protein: MSYLETMRSRAEAAFVHLHRGVTELHFTQFPDHKNAGDSAIALAQAKFWRDHRIDVRTTSSVGTMPRRVRDSAIPVLIQGGGNLGGLYPVLNESRYDLAEHLPRETLLIQAPQSVVFPEPFDQEAFVRRFASRRRLRVAVRDQASFDLVRDHVDDLTLSPDAVHLLGAIVAPEPTQGRIVIARTDDETAGRPVDSRSTDWRADPVDLRAHEWLGWRAAKYPMLKPLLESSQEAWMRRAERRFAAAVRTIASGETVVTDRLHAMLIALQMGRPVIAIDNNNRKLSNYAETWFGDLQPPLTFVRSFTG; encoded by the coding sequence GTTCCCCGACCACAAGAACGCCGGAGACTCGGCCATCGCGTTGGCGCAGGCGAAGTTCTGGCGGGATCACCGCATCGACGTGCGGACCACCTCGAGCGTCGGCACCATGCCGAGGCGCGTGCGCGACTCCGCCATCCCCGTCCTCATCCAGGGCGGCGGCAACCTCGGAGGCCTGTACCCCGTCCTCAACGAGTCGCGGTACGACCTCGCCGAGCACCTCCCGCGTGAAACGCTCCTCATCCAAGCCCCCCAGTCGGTCGTCTTCCCGGAACCGTTCGACCAGGAGGCGTTCGTCCGACGGTTCGCCTCCCGCCGCCGACTCCGGGTGGCCGTGCGCGACCAGGCCTCCTTCGACCTCGTCCGCGACCACGTCGACGACCTCACGCTCTCCCCCGACGCCGTCCACCTCCTGGGCGCCATCGTCGCCCCGGAACCGACGCAGGGCAGGATCGTGATCGCGCGGACGGACGACGAGACCGCAGGGAGACCGGTCGACTCCAGGAGCACCGACTGGCGCGCGGACCCCGTGGACCTGCGGGCCCACGAGTGGCTCGGCTGGCGGGCGGCGAAGTACCCGATGCTGAAGCCGCTCCTGGAGAGCAGCCAGGAGGCGTGGATGCGACGGGCCGAACGCCGATTCGCCGCGGCCGTCCGGACCATCGCCAGCGGCGAGACGGTCGTGACCGATCGCCTGCACGCGATGCTCATCGCACTCCAGATGGGACGCCCGGTCATCGCGATCGACAACAACAACCGGAAGCTCTCGAACTACGCGGAGACGTGGTTCGGTGACCTCCAACCCCCGCTCACCTTCGTGCGGTCCTTCACCGGCTGA